From a single Adhaeribacter swui genomic region:
- a CDS encoding methylmalonyl-CoA mutase family protein yields the protein MPELPQSSAFFPEFKSATAADWAEKVRQDLKGENPDHLQWNTPEGILIKPCYHPEDLAALPVAHWEPESFPFVRGSKTTSNHWDLIQTIAVDQDFTGAVDKGALALSQGATGLHFVLKQAKTIDLAYLGQRIDLTRTFVSFTLKGQPAAFLTEYLHQLQAQGISSQQVKGFINYKPDTTQENYTSNYFDELSHLLQLAPDSPKFHVLSINGTRFATAGGTIVQEIAYTIGVAVTYLDALTERGFAPETVARHIHLQLGVGTNYFFEIAKLRAIRLLWATIIKSYGLAPEIAANLRLHSQTSRWYQTTFDPHVNLLRTTTEAMAAVIGGCDSLCIAPFDSTIRPENHFSERLARNISFILKEEAYLHQSIDPAGGSYYLESLTQQLAEEAWQLFQETEKQGGFATAWQNHIIQDALNAVAQQKFKKIASGEEVLVGTNKFINPQEKFDYDPEELIQSKYFDTARAAYSLEVMRFAVELHYQKRRQKPKAVVISIGDSIQRHINASFAKEFFGCAGFQTEVQHFDSVPEATEALQSMSGQVIVLSSSNEEYQSFAQQLGPALQNHKDKTALILAANPYHMKAELKAQGFDEFIFEGCDTASIVSRIQERLQKE from the coding sequence CGGAAGGCATTCTAATTAAACCTTGCTATCATCCGGAAGATCTGGCGGCTTTGCCTGTTGCGCATTGGGAGCCGGAGTCATTTCCTTTTGTTCGCGGCTCCAAAACTACTTCTAACCACTGGGACCTTATTCAAACCATAGCGGTAGACCAAGATTTTACGGGCGCTGTGGATAAAGGGGCGTTAGCTTTAAGCCAGGGAGCCACTGGTTTACACTTTGTTCTGAAGCAGGCCAAAACAATTGATCTGGCCTACCTGGGTCAGCGGATAGACCTTACCCGAACTTTCGTTAGTTTTACTTTAAAAGGGCAACCTGCCGCGTTTTTAACGGAGTACCTGCACCAGTTGCAGGCACAAGGTATATCCTCGCAACAAGTAAAAGGCTTTATTAATTATAAACCCGATACTACCCAGGAAAACTATACGAGCAACTATTTTGATGAACTAAGCCATTTGCTGCAGCTTGCCCCTGACAGTCCCAAGTTTCATGTACTAAGTATAAACGGTACCCGTTTTGCCACGGCGGGCGGCACTATTGTTCAGGAAATTGCCTATACCATTGGCGTAGCCGTAACTTATTTAGATGCCTTAACCGAGCGAGGTTTTGCACCCGAAACAGTTGCCCGACATATCCATTTGCAACTAGGGGTGGGCACCAATTATTTTTTTGAAATTGCAAAACTACGGGCTATAAGGTTATTATGGGCTACCATCATAAAAAGCTACGGCCTGGCTCCGGAGATAGCGGCTAATTTACGCCTGCACAGCCAAACTTCGCGGTGGTATCAAACTACTTTTGACCCGCACGTTAATTTATTACGCACCACCACCGAAGCCATGGCCGCAGTGATAGGGGGTTGCGATAGCTTGTGCATTGCCCCTTTTGATAGTACCATCCGGCCAGAAAACCACTTCTCGGAGCGCTTAGCCCGTAATATCTCCTTCATTTTAAAAGAAGAAGCGTACCTGCACCAAAGTATTGATCCGGCGGGTGGGTCATATTACCTCGAATCTTTAACGCAACAATTAGCTGAAGAAGCCTGGCAATTATTTCAGGAAACGGAAAAACAGGGCGGCTTTGCTACCGCGTGGCAAAACCACATTATTCAGGATGCTTTAAATGCGGTGGCGCAGCAAAAATTTAAAAAAATTGCTTCGGGGGAAGAGGTTTTAGTGGGTACTAACAAGTTTATTAATCCCCAGGAAAAGTTTGATTACGACCCCGAAGAGTTAATTCAAAGCAAATACTTTGATACCGCCCGGGCAGCTTATTCTTTAGAAGTAATGCGCTTTGCCGTGGAACTGCATTACCAGAAACGGCGGCAAAAACCCAAGGCCGTAGTAATATCTATCGGCGATTCCATTCAGCGGCATATTAATGCTTCTTTCGCAAAAGAGTTTTTTGGTTGCGCTGGCTTTCAAACCGAAGTGCAGCATTTTGATTCGGTTCCGGAAGCAACCGAAGCTTTACAATCCATGTCAGGCCAGGTAATTGTACTGTCGTCTTCAAACGAAGAATACCAGTCGTTTGCGCAACAGCTTGGCCCCGCGCTGCAAAATCATAAAGATAAAACCGCGCTTATTCTGGCTGCCAACCCGTACCACATGAAAGCTGAGCTAAAAGCGCAAGGTTTCGATGAATTTATTTTTGAGGGCTGCGATACGGCCTCCATTGTTAGCCGCATTCAAGAACGGCTTCAGAAAGAATAA
- the scpA gene encoding methylmalonyl-CoA mutase gives MKPDFLKISLASSDYSSKMAQSTGNTWKTAEQIPLQHYYTAADMAELEHLGFTAGLPPYLRGPYATMYVRSPWTIRQYAGFSTAEESNAFYRRNLAGGQKGLSVAFDLATHRGYDSDHPRVVGDVGKAGVAIDSVLDMKTLFDQIPLDQMSVSMTMNGAVLPIMAFYIVAAEEQGVKPEQLSGTIQNDILKEFMVRNTYIYPPEPSMRIVADIFAFTAQRMPKFNSISISGYHMHEAGATAAQELAYTLADGLEYVRTGLNAGLAIDQFAPRLSFFWAIGMNHFMEIAKLRAGRLLWAKLMQQFHPKNKKSLMLRAHCQTSGWSLTEQDPFNNVARTTVEALAAALGGTQSLHTNALDEAIALPTDFSARIARNTQLYLQHETHITKVVDPWGGSYYVEMLTHQLVHKAWELITEVEELGGMAKAIATGLPKMRIEEAAARRQARIDSGKDVIVGVNKYRPEKDEHPLEVRDIDNTAVREAQLKRLAQLKAKRDNTLVEAALQALTKAAQNNTGNLLELAVEAARKRATLGEISNALEQIYRRHKAVIRAISGIYATELSDDENFKKAKELADHFAQLDGRRPRIMVAKMGQDGHDRGSKVIATSFADLGFDVDIAPLFQTPQEVARQAAENDVHVVGVSSLAAGHKTLIPQLISELKALGREDILVIAGGVIPVQDYQFLTDAGVVGIFGPGTVISVAAQQILEKLIHELNAG, from the coding sequence GTGAAGCCCGATTTTTTAAAAATTTCTTTAGCTAGTTCTGATTATTCGTCTAAAATGGCTCAATCGACAGGCAACACCTGGAAAACGGCCGAACAAATTCCGCTGCAGCATTATTATACTGCCGCCGATATGGCGGAATTAGAACATCTGGGTTTTACGGCGGGCCTTCCCCCCTATTTGCGCGGACCTTATGCCACTATGTATGTGCGCAGCCCCTGGACCATCCGGCAATACGCGGGTTTTTCTACAGCCGAAGAAAGCAATGCTTTTTACCGCCGCAACCTGGCGGGCGGCCAAAAAGGTTTATCTGTAGCTTTTGATTTAGCCACCCACCGCGGCTACGACTCCGATCACCCGCGGGTAGTGGGCGATGTGGGCAAAGCCGGTGTAGCCATTGATTCGGTACTGGACATGAAAACTCTCTTCGACCAGATTCCCCTGGACCAAATGAGCGTTTCCATGACGATGAACGGCGCCGTGTTGCCCATTATGGCTTTTTACATTGTAGCCGCCGAAGAACAAGGCGTAAAACCCGAGCAACTGAGCGGCACCATCCAGAATGATATTTTAAAAGAATTTATGGTTCGGAACACCTACATTTACCCGCCCGAACCCAGTATGCGCATTGTAGCCGATATTTTTGCTTTTACGGCCCAGCGAATGCCTAAATTTAATTCCATCAGCATCAGCGGATACCACATGCACGAAGCCGGCGCTACCGCCGCCCAGGAATTGGCTTACACCTTAGCTGATGGCCTAGAATACGTGCGTACAGGTTTAAACGCTGGCTTAGCTATCGACCAGTTTGCACCCCGTTTATCTTTTTTCTGGGCTATCGGCATGAACCACTTCATGGAAATTGCCAAGCTTCGGGCGGGTCGTTTGTTATGGGCTAAGCTCATGCAGCAGTTTCATCCGAAAAACAAAAAATCACTGATGCTGCGGGCGCACTGCCAAACTTCCGGCTGGAGTTTAACCGAACAAGATCCGTTTAATAATGTGGCCCGCACTACCGTAGAAGCCTTAGCCGCCGCCTTGGGCGGCACCCAAAGTTTACATACCAACGCCCTCGACGAAGCCATTGCCTTACCCACCGATTTTTCGGCCCGTATTGCCCGCAATACCCAGTTATACCTGCAACACGAAACCCATATTACCAAAGTAGTAGATCCGTGGGGCGGTTCTTATTACGTAGAAATGCTCACGCACCAGCTAGTGCACAAAGCCTGGGAACTTATAACCGAAGTAGAAGAACTGGGTGGTATGGCTAAAGCGATAGCCACCGGATTACCTAAAATGCGCATTGAAGAAGCGGCTGCCCGACGTCAGGCCCGGATTGATTCGGGCAAAGATGTAATTGTGGGCGTTAATAAATACCGTCCTGAAAAAGATGAACACCCCCTCGAAGTCCGGGATATTGATAATACTGCCGTACGGGAAGCCCAGCTCAAACGTTTGGCACAACTTAAAGCCAAACGTGATAACACCTTAGTAGAAGCTGCTTTACAGGCATTAACCAAGGCAGCACAAAACAACACCGGAAATTTATTGGAACTAGCTGTGGAAGCTGCCCGTAAACGAGCTACCTTAGGCGAAATATCCAACGCTTTAGAACAAATATACAGACGACACAAAGCAGTGATCAGAGCTATTTCAGGGATTTACGCTACCGAACTTTCGGATGACGAAAATTTTAAAAAAGCCAAAGAACTGGCCGACCACTTTGCCCAATTAGATGGTCGCCGGCCCCGCATTATGGTGGCCAAAATGGGTCAGGATGGGCACGACCGGGGCTCTAAAGTAATTGCCACTTCCTTCGCCGATTTAGGTTTTGATGTAGATATTGCACCGCTTTTTCAAACACCCCAGGAAGTAGCCCGGCAAGCCGCCGAAAACGACGTGCATGTGGTTGGTGTGAGCAGTTTAGCTGCCGGCCATAAAACCTTAATCCCGCAATTAATCTCGGAACTTAAAGCCTTAGGCCGGGAGGATATCTTGGTAATTGCCGGCGGCGTTATTCCGGTTCAGGATTATCAGTTTTTAACGGATGCCGGAGTAGTAGGAATTTTTGGGCCGGGCACGGTTATCAGCGTTGCTGCTCAGCAAATTTTAGAAAAGTTAATACACGAACTAAATGCCGGATAA
- a CDS encoding PAS domain-containing protein — MPDNINLDLNELFVHIPEALVAIAPDYTVLAATNNYLSLVLRSREALIGKNLLEAFPDSPNNADSKNRSLLRQSIDKTFQEKKVIYFDVLRYDIARPQAEGGGFETRYWEASHTPVLNQDGEVKYIIRRTTNVTERELAKLAHQETENKFKFMTDTVPQLIHTADTHGNVTYVNQRWLDYTGLSEADLLGSGWRNTFHPDDLIAVEKKMHGALPANQEFQSEVRIRNKAGYYRWHVVKSLPLVNLQGNVHMRVGSNTDIHDTKLMVQELLASNEQMAALSDQVQLAFQKAETERTTLERLIMQAPAFFCILKSPAHRYEMVNPQYQKLFPNRDLLHKTVAEALPEVVEQGFLQILDKVYQTGQDYVAQKVPIKIGRNNAHELEQIYINFTYQAIYNENEEITGILVFGYEVTQEVLFRQKLQELGYPLNEINLSHNA, encoded by the coding sequence ATGCCGGATAATATTAATTTAGATTTAAACGAACTGTTTGTACATATACCGGAGGCCTTAGTTGCCATTGCCCCGGATTACACGGTTTTAGCTGCCACTAATAACTACTTAAGCCTGGTATTGCGTAGCCGGGAGGCGCTAATCGGTAAAAATTTGCTCGAAGCTTTTCCGGACAGCCCCAATAATGCCGACTCTAAAAACAGATCGTTGTTGCGGCAATCCATTGATAAAACCTTTCAGGAAAAAAAAGTTATTTATTTTGATGTACTCCGCTACGATATAGCCCGGCCTCAAGCCGAAGGTGGCGGCTTTGAAACCCGGTATTGGGAAGCGTCGCATACGCCCGTACTAAATCAAGATGGCGAAGTAAAATACATTATCCGGCGCACCACCAACGTTACCGAACGCGAACTGGCCAAGCTGGCGCACCAGGAAACCGAAAATAAATTTAAATTTATGACCGATACGGTGCCGCAGCTCATTCATACCGCGGACACGCACGGCAACGTAACCTACGTGAACCAGCGCTGGCTCGATTATACCGGGTTATCCGAAGCCGATTTACTGGGCAGCGGCTGGAGAAACACGTTTCACCCGGATGATTTAATTGCCGTGGAAAAAAAGATGCACGGTGCTTTGCCTGCCAACCAGGAATTTCAGTCTGAGGTTCGCATCCGGAACAAAGCGGGCTATTACCGGTGGCACGTGGTCAAAAGCTTACCTCTCGTTAATTTGCAAGGCAATGTGCACATGCGGGTAGGCAGCAACACCGACATTCACGATACCAAATTGATGGTGCAGGAATTACTGGCCAGCAACGAACAAATGGCTGCCTTATCCGACCAGGTACAATTGGCCTTTCAGAAAGCCGAAACCGAAAGAACTACTTTAGAACGGCTGATTATGCAAGCACCGGCCTTTTTCTGCATTTTAAAAAGTCCGGCGCACCGCTACGAAATGGTTAACCCGCAATACCAGAAATTATTTCCTAACCGCGACTTGCTGCACAAAACTGTGGCCGAAGCGCTCCCCGAAGTGGTAGAACAAGGCTTTCTTCAGATTCTGGATAAGGTTTACCAAACCGGCCAGGATTACGTGGCACAAAAAGTTCCTATAAAAATAGGTCGCAATAATGCCCACGAGTTGGAACAAATTTACATCAACTTTACTTATCAGGCTATCTACAACGAAAATGAAGAAATAACCGGTATTTTGGTGTTTGGTTACGAAGTAACTCAGGAAGTGCTGTTCCGGCAAAAACTACAAGAACTAGGTTACCCGCTTAACGAAATTAACTTGTCCCATAATGCTTAA
- a CDS encoding histidine kinase, which yields MNLAEIDFQQLRIKHILYKSKIRSVLYVNNGEYDASLFSSNSPINTWFNEIGLKKYRHEPGLLPLLTLQQDMDATARQLFNLYKAGKIDLAQQGLSTIEEKSEKFIALVSQLEKTLKD from the coding sequence ATGAATTTAGCTGAAATCGATTTTCAACAGCTACGCATTAAGCATATCCTCTACAAATCCAAGATCCGGTCGGTGCTTTATGTTAATAACGGCGAGTACGATGCATCGTTGTTTTCATCAAACAGCCCGATAAATACCTGGTTTAACGAAATTGGCTTAAAAAAATACCGGCATGAACCGGGGCTGCTTCCGCTATTAACGTTGCAACAAGACATGGATGCCACCGCCCGGCAATTATTTAACCTGTATAAAGCCGGCAAAATTGATTTGGCCCAACAAGGACTAAGCACCATCGAAGAAAAATCGGAGAAGTTTATTGCATTGGTTTCGCAGCTAGAAAAAACTCTGAAAGATTAG
- the parS gene encoding type II RES/Xre toxin-antitoxin system antitoxin — MYAPLEVAADLFVVQDELALVSKAQEGIEALYFENLLKHAGFRKNELANLVGIDSKTVDNYRKSQKKFTRDAAEKLLKLHRLFALGDDLFGSTAEFMDWLAIPSPGLNNQSPLSLLHSVSGITEVEKQLLRLAHGYAA; from the coding sequence ATGTATGCTCCTTTAGAAGTAGCGGCCGATTTATTTGTGGTGCAGGATGAATTAGCCCTAGTAAGCAAAGCGCAGGAAGGGATTGAGGCTTTGTATTTTGAAAATCTACTGAAACACGCTGGGTTCCGAAAAAATGAGTTAGCTAATCTGGTTGGAATAGACTCGAAAACAGTAGATAATTACCGGAAATCGCAGAAAAAATTTACCCGCGACGCAGCCGAAAAATTGTTAAAGCTGCATCGTTTATTTGCTCTAGGTGATGATTTATTTGGTTCTACTGCCGAGTTTATGGATTGGCTGGCTATTCCTTCGCCGGGTTTAAATAACCAAAGTCCGTTGTCGCTTTTACATTCCGTTTCGGGGATAACGGAAGTAGAAAAGCAATTACTCCGGTTGGCGCACGGCTACGCGGCTTAA
- a CDS encoding RES family NAD+ phosphorylase, with product MEVYRIVFEKFADKLYAPGFSGRWNYEGEFVIYAASSRSLASMENMVHKMGQGVLGTRFTVMVLDIPDTIPVQTITPETLPNSWKLASSYAETQPLGSEWYRAGETLLLKVPSAVVPTEYNFVINARHPDFTQIQIKSREPFTYDYRFVTMDKELVHRQKRS from the coding sequence ATGGAAGTTTACCGCATTGTTTTCGAAAAGTTTGCTGATAAGTTGTACGCGCCTGGTTTTTCGGGCCGTTGGAACTACGAAGGTGAATTTGTAATATACGCTGCCTCCAGCCGCTCTTTAGCTTCCATGGAAAACATGGTACATAAAATGGGCCAAGGCGTGCTTGGTACGCGGTTTACGGTTATGGTATTGGATATTCCGGATACCATACCGGTTCAAACTATCACGCCGGAAACATTGCCCAATAGCTGGAAACTGGCCAGCAGCTACGCCGAAACGCAACCCTTGGGCTCGGAGTGGTACCGGGCAGGCGAAACTTTGCTGTTAAAAGTACCTTCGGCTGTAGTACCCACCGAATACAACTTCGTAATTAATGCACGCCACCCAGACTTTACTCAAATACAAATTAAAAGCCGGGAACCCTTCACGTACGATTACCGCTTTGTAACCATGGATAAAGAACTGGTGCACAGACAGAAGAGAAGCTGA
- a CDS encoding PH domain-containing protein: MGLLDGLMGNASEIALEKVQAEFAPLLVEDETLHKAFSILRDLLVFTNKRLFVVDKQGLTGSKIEYLSIPYKSITRFSKESGGMLDLDAELKIWVTGQAEPIIKEFRKDHNINQVYQLLSAQILK, from the coding sequence ATGGGATTACTGGACGGTTTAATGGGAAATGCCAGCGAAATAGCGCTGGAGAAAGTACAGGCCGAGTTTGCGCCATTGCTAGTAGAAGACGAAACCCTGCATAAAGCTTTCAGCATTTTGCGCGACTTACTGGTTTTTACTAATAAACGCTTATTTGTGGTAGATAAGCAAGGCTTAACGGGCTCCAAAATAGAATACCTGTCTATTCCGTATAAATCGATTACCCGCTTTTCGAAAGAAAGCGGCGGTATGCTGGATTTAGATGCCGAACTTAAAATTTGGGTTACCGGCCAGGCCGAACCCATTATTAAAGAATTCCGGAAAGACCACAACATTAACCAGGTATACCAACTCTTAAGCGCGCAAATTTTAAAATAA